Proteins encoded together in one Staphylococcus aureus window:
- a CDS encoding acyl carrier protein: MENFDKVKDIIVDRLGVDADKVTEDASFKDDLGADSLDIAELVMELEDEFGTEIPDEEAEKINTVGDAVKFINSLEK; the protein is encoded by the coding sequence GTGGAAAATTTCGATAAAGTAAAAGATATCATCGTTGACCGTTTAGGTGTAGACGCTGATAAAGTAACTGAAGATGCATCTTTCAAAGATGATTTAGGCGCTGACTCACTTGATATCGCTGAATTAGTAATGGAATTAGAAGACGAGTTTGGTACTGAAATTCCTGATGAAGAAGCTGAAAAAATCAACACTGTTGGTGATGCTGTTAAATTTATTAACAGTCTTGAAAAATAA
- the rnc gene encoding ribonuclease III, translating to MSKQKKSEIVNRFRKRFDTKMTELGFTYQNIDLYQQAFSHSSFINDFNMNRLDHNERLEFLGDAVLELTVSRYLFDKHPNLPEGNLTKMRATIVCEPSLVIFANKIGLNEMILLGKGEEKTGGRTRPSLISDAFEAFIGALYLDQGLDIVWKFAEKVIFPHVEQNELLGVVDFKTQFQEYVHQQNKGDVTYNLIKEEGPAHHRLFTSEVILQGEAIAEGKGKTKKESEQRAAESAYKQLKQIK from the coding sequence ATGTCTAAACAAAAGAAAAGTGAGATAGTTAATCGTTTTAGAAAGCGCTTTGATACTAAAATGACAGAGTTAGGCTTTACTTATCAAAATATTGATTTATACCAACAAGCATTTTCGCATTCGAGTTTTATTAATGATTTTAATATGAATCGTTTAGACCATAATGAGCGTTTAGAGTTTTTGGGTGATGCGGTATTAGAATTGACGGTTTCACGATATTTATTTGATAAACATCCCAACTTGCCAGAAGGGAATTTAACAAAAATGCGTGCCACTATTGTATGTGAGCCCTCACTTGTAATATTTGCGAATAAAATTGGATTGAACGAAATGATTTTACTTGGTAAAGGTGAAGAGAAAACAGGGGGACGTACAAGACCATCATTAATATCAGATGCATTCGAAGCATTTATTGGGGCATTGTATTTGGATCAAGGACTAGATATAGTTTGGAAATTTGCTGAGAAAGTCATTTTCCCACATGTAGAACAAAATGAGTTATTAGGCGTGGTAGATTTTAAAACACAATTCCAAGAATATGTGCACCAGCAAAATAAAGGTGATGTAACCTATAATTTAATAAAAGAAGAGGGACCGGCACATCATCGTCTATTCACTTCAGAAGTTATTCTGCAAGGGGAAGCAATAGCTGAAGGTAAAGGGAAAACGAAAAAAGAATCAGAACAACGTGCTGCTGAAAGTGCCTATAAGCAATTAAAACAAATTAAATAG
- the fakA gene encoding fatty acid kinase catalytic subunit FakA, giving the protein MISKINGKLFADMIIQGAQNLSNNADLVDSLNVYPVPDGDTGTNMNLTMTSGREEVENNLSKNIGELGKTFSKGLLMGARGNSGVILSQLFRGFCKNIESESEINSKLLAESFQAGVETAYKAVMKPVEGTILTVAKDAAQAAIEKANNTEDCIELMEYIIVKANESLENTPNLLAVLKEVGVVDSGGKGLLCVYEGFLKALKGEKVEAKVAKIDKDEFVHDEHDFHGVINTEDIIYGYCTEMMVRFGKNKKAFDEQEFRQDMSQFGDSLLVINDEEIVKVHVHTEYPGKVFNYGQQYGELIKLKVENMREQHREVIRKEQHTAKPKMETVETAIITISMGEGISEIFKSMGATHIISGGQTMNPSTEDIVKVIEQSKCKRAIILPNNKNILMASEQAASIVDAEAVVIPTKSIPQGISALFQYDVDATLEENKAQMADSVNNVKSGSLTYAVRDTKIDGVEIKKDAFMGLIEDKIVSSQSDQLTTVTELLNEMLAEDSEILTVIIGQDAEQAVTDNMINWIEEQYPDVEVEVHEGGQPIYQYFFSVE; this is encoded by the coding sequence ATGATTAGCAAAATTAATGGTAAATTATTTGCCGATATGATTATACAAGGGGCACAAAATTTATCTAACAATGCAGATTTGGTAGATTCTTTGAATGTGTATCCAGTGCCAGATGGTGATACAGGAACAAATATGAATCTTACTATGACTTCAGGTCGCGAAGAAGTAGAGAATAATTTGTCGAAAAATATCGGCGAATTAGGTAAAACATTCTCGAAAGGTTTACTAATGGGTGCAAGAGGTAACTCTGGTGTCATCTTGTCACAATTATTCAGAGGATTTTGTAAAAATATTGAAAGTGAATCTGAAATTAATTCAAAATTGTTAGCTGAAAGTTTTCAAGCTGGTGTTGAAACGGCATATAAAGCTGTTATGAAACCAGTTGAAGGTACAATACTTACAGTTGCAAAAGATGCTGCGCAAGCTGCAATAGAAAAAGCAAATAATACTGAAGATTGTATAGAATTAATGGAGTACATTATTGTAAAAGCCAATGAATCACTTGAAAACACACCAAACTTATTAGCTGTACTTAAAGAAGTTGGTGTTGTTGATAGTGGCGGTAAAGGTTTGTTATGCGTTTACGAAGGATTCTTAAAAGCGCTTAAAGGTGAAAAAGTTGAAGCCAAAGTTGCAAAGATAGATAAAGATGAATTTGTACATGATGAACATGATTTCCATGGTGTAATTAATACTGAAGATATTATTTATGGCTATTGTACTGAAATGATGGTTCGTTTTGGAAAGAATAAAAAAGCCTTTGATGAACAAGAATTCAGGCAAGATATGAGTCAATTTGGTGATTCTTTATTAGTCATTAATGATGAAGAAATTGTGAAAGTTCACGTGCATACCGAATACCCAGGTAAAGTGTTTAATTATGGTCAACAATATGGTGAATTAATTAAACTTAAGGTTGAAAATATGAGAGAACAGCACCGTGAAGTGATTCGAAAAGAACAGCACACAGCTAAACCGAAAATGGAAACGGTTGAAACAGCAATTATTACTATTTCTATGGGTGAAGGTATTTCAGAGATATTTAAATCAATGGGTGCCACACATATCATTAGTGGTGGACAAACGATGAATCCTTCTACAGAAGATATCGTTAAAGTCATTGAACAATCAAAATGTAAACGTGCAATTATTTTACCGAATAATAAAAATATCTTAATGGCAAGTGAACAAGCAGCGAGTATTGTTGATGCAGAAGCTGTTGTTATTCCAACGAAATCTATTCCTCAAGGTATAAGCGCACTATTCCAATATGATGTGGACGCAACACTTGAAGAAAATAAAGCGCAAATGGCTGATTCAGTAAATAACGTTAAATCTGGTTCATTAACGTACGCTGTTCGTGATACGAAAATTGATGGCGTTGAGATTAAAAAAGACGCGTTTATGGGCTTGATTGAAGATAAGATTGTAAGCAGCCAAAGTGATCAATTAACAACGGTTACTGAGTTGTTAAATGAGATGTTAGCAGAAGATAGTGAAATATTGACTGTGATTATTGGTCAAGATGCAGAGCAAGCAGTTACAGATAACATGATAAACTGGATCGAAGAGCAATATCCAGATGTAGAAGTGGAAGTTCATGAAGGTGGACAACCAATTTATCAATATTTCTTTTCAGTAGAATAA
- the fapR gene encoding transcription factor FapR: MRGETLKLKKDKRREAIRQQIDSNPFITDHELSDLFQVSIQTIRLDRTYLNIPELRKRIKLVAEKNYDQISSIEEQEFIGDLIQVNPNVKAQSILDITSDSVFHKTGIARGHVLFAQANSLCVALIKQPTVLTHESSIQFIEKVKLNDTVRAEARVVNQTAKHYYVEVKSYVKHTLVFKGNFKMFYDKRG; encoded by the coding sequence ATGAGGGGTGAGACGTTGAAACTAAAGAAAGATAAACGTAGAGAAGCAATCAGACAACAAATTGATAGCAATCCCTTCATCACAGACCATGAACTAAGCGACTTATTTCAAGTGAGTATACAAACAATTCGTTTAGATCGCACTTATTTAAACATACCAGAATTAAGGAAGCGTATTAAATTAGTTGCTGAAAAGAATTATGACCAAATAAGTTCTATTGAAGAACAAGAATTTATTGGTGATTTGATTCAAGTCAATCCAAATGTTAAAGCGCAATCAATTTTAGATATTACATCGGATTCTGTTTTTCATAAAACTGGAATTGCGCGTGGTCATGTGCTGTTTGCTCAGGCAAATTCGTTATGTGTTGCGCTAATTAAGCAACCAACAGTTTTAACTCATGAGAGTAGCATTCAATTTATTGAAAAAGTAAAATTAAATGATACGGTAAGAGCAGAAGCACGAGTTGTAAATCAAACTGCAAAACATTATTACGTCGAAGTAAAGTCATATGTTAAACATACATTAGTTTTCAAAGGAAATTTTAAAATGTTTTATGATAAGCGAGGATAA
- a CDS encoding Asp23/Gls24 family envelope stress response protein has product MTLEISNDYGKIDISNEVIASVVGGKAVECYGIVGMASRQQVRDGIAEILGHENYAKGIKVTENNGVVDIDMYIIVSYGVKISEVANNVQSTVKYTLEKSLNVSVNSINIYVQGVRVNNTGKKA; this is encoded by the coding sequence ATGACATTAGAGATTTCAAATGATTACGGTAAAATTGATATTTCAAACGAAGTGATTGCTTCGGTTGTAGGTGGAAAGGCCGTTGAATGTTATGGTATTGTAGGTATGGCATCTAGACAACAAGTTAGAGATGGTATTGCGGAAATACTAGGACATGAAAATTATGCTAAAGGCATCAAAGTAACTGAAAATAATGGCGTAGTGGATATAGATATGTACATTATTGTAAGTTACGGTGTGAAAATATCTGAAGTTGCCAATAATGTACAATCAACAGTGAAATATACTTTGGAAAAATCACTTAATGTATCAGTAAATTCAATCAATATATATGTACAAGGTGTACGTGTGAATAATACAGGCAAGAAAGCTTAG
- the plsX gene encoding phosphate acyltransferase PlsX, which translates to MVKLAIDMMGGDNAPDIVLEAVQKAVEDFKDLEIILFGDEKKYNLNHERIEFRHCSEKIEMEDEPVRAIKRKKDSSMVKMAEAVKSGEADGCVSAGNTGALMSAGLFIVGRIKGVARPALVVTLPTIDGKGFVFLDVGANADAKPEHLLQYAQLGDIYAQKIRGIDNPKISLLNIGTEPAKGNSLTKKSYELLNHDHSLNFVGNIEAKTLMDGDTDVVVTDGYTGNMVLKNLEGTAKSIGKMLKDTIMSSTKNKLAGAILKKDLAEFAKKMDYSEYGGSVLLGLEGTVVKAHGSSNAKAFYSAIRQAKIAGEQNIVQTMKETVGESNE; encoded by the coding sequence ATGGTTAAATTAGCAATTGATATGATGGGTGGCGACAATGCGCCTGATATCGTATTAGAAGCCGTACAAAAGGCTGTTGAAGACTTTAAAGATCTAGAAATTATACTTTTCGGTGACGAAAAAAAGTATAATCTGAACCATGAACGAATCGAATTTAGACATTGTTCTGAAAAGATTGAAATGGAAGATGAGCCTGTTAGAGCGATTAAACGTAAAAAAGATAGCTCAATGGTAAAAATGGCTGAAGCTGTGAAATCTGGTGAAGCAGATGGATGTGTGTCAGCAGGTAATACTGGTGCTTTAATGTCAGCTGGTTTATTCATTGTTGGACGTATTAAAGGTGTAGCTAGACCGGCTTTAGTAGTAACATTGCCAACGATTGATGGAAAAGGTTTTGTCTTTTTAGACGTTGGTGCAAATGCTGATGCTAAACCTGAACACTTATTACAGTATGCGCAACTAGGGGATATTTATGCTCAAAAAATTAGAGGTATTGATAATCCGAAAATCTCATTATTAAATATAGGAACCGAGCCAGCTAAAGGTAATAGTTTAACGAAAAAATCATATGAGTTATTAAATCATGATCATTCATTGAATTTTGTTGGGAATATTGAAGCGAAGACATTAATGGATGGCGATACAGATGTTGTAGTTACCGATGGCTATACTGGGAACATGGTCCTTAAAAATTTAGAAGGTACTGCAAAATCAATCGGTAAAATGTTAAAAGATACGATTATGAGTAGTACTAAAAATAAATTAGCAGGTGCAATATTGAAGAAAGATTTAGCTGAATTCGCTAAAAAGATGGATTACTCAGAATACGGTGGTTCCGTATTATTAGGATTGGAAGGTACTGTAGTTAAAGCACACGGTAGTTCAAATGCTAAAGCTTTTTATTCTGCAATTAGACAAGCGAAAATCGCAGGAGAACAAAATATTGTACAAACAATGAAAGAGACTGTAGGTGAATCAAATGAGTAA
- a CDS encoding thiamine diphosphokinase — protein sequence MHINLLCSDRHLPQDIWAKSNEGKWGGVDRGALILLKHQIIPFFSVGDFDSVSKEERQLLTEQLQIKPVQAEKADTDLALAVDKAVALGFDSITIYGATGGRLDHFFGAIQLLLKKAYYKHDVHIEVIDQQNKIELLPKGQHTVEKDKSYPYISFIPMTDDVELSLAGFKYNLARQMLNIGSTLTISNEIESLQAKVTVHDGLILQIRSTDLN from the coding sequence ATGCATATAAATTTATTATGTTCTGATCGACACTTGCCGCAAGATATTTGGGCCAAAAGTAATGAAGGTAAATGGGGCGGCGTTGATAGAGGTGCTTTGATTTTATTGAAGCATCAAATTATCCCTTTTTTCTCAGTGGGAGACTTTGATTCAGTCAGTAAAGAAGAACGCCAACTTCTAACAGAACAGTTACAAATCAAACCAGTTCAAGCTGAAAAAGCTGATACGGATTTAGCTTTAGCGGTTGATAAAGCTGTTGCACTTGGATTTGATAGTATTACAATTTATGGTGCAACAGGCGGACGATTAGATCACTTTTTTGGGGCAATTCAGTTATTATTGAAAAAAGCATATTATAAACATGATGTTCATATAGAAGTTATCGATCAACAAAATAAAATTGAATTATTGCCTAAAGGTCAACATACAGTTGAAAAAGATAAGAGTTATCCGTACATTTCATTTATACCGATGACTGATGATGTAGAACTTTCTCTAGCAGGTTTTAAATATAATTTAGCTAGACAAATGCTTAATATAGGTTCTACTTTAACTATTTCAAATGAAATTGAGTCTTTGCAAGCGAAAGTAACTGTACATGATGGGTTGATTTTGCAAATTAGAAGTACAGATTTAAATTAA
- the recG gene encoding ATP-dependent DNA helicase RecG — translation MAKVNLIESPYSLLQLKGIGPKKIEVLQQLNIHTVEDLVLYLPTRYEDNTVIDLNQAEDQSNVTIEGQVYTAPVVAFFGRNKSKLTVHLMVNNIAVKCIFFNQPYLKKKIELNQTITVKGKWNRVKQEITGNRVFFNSQGTQTQENADVQLEPVYRIKEGIKQKQIRDQIRQALNDVTIHEWLTDELREKYKLETLDFTLNTLHHPKSKEDLLRARRTYAFTELFLFELRMQWLNRLEKSSDEAIEIDYDIDQVKSFIDRLPFELTEAQKSSVNEIFRDLKAPIRMHRLLQGDVGSGKTVVAAICMYALKTAGYQSALMVPTEILAEQHAESLMALFGDSMNVALLTGSVKGKKRKILLEQLENGTIDCLIGTHALIQDDVIFHNVGLVITDEQHRFGVNQRQLLREKGAMTNVLFMTATPIPRTLAISVFGEMDVSSIKQLPKGRKPIITTWAKHEQYDKVLMQMTSELKKGRQAYVICPLIESSEHLEDVQNVVALYESLQQYYGVSRVGLLHGKLSADEKDEVMQKFSNHEINVLVSTTVVEVGVNVPNATFMMIYDADRFGLSTLHQLRGRVGRSDQQSYCVLIASPKTETGIERMTIMTQTTDGFELSERDLEMRGPGDFFGVKQSGLPDFLVANLVEDYRMLEVARDEAAELIQSGVFFENTYQHLRHFVEENLLHRSFD, via the coding sequence TTGGCTAAAGTAAACTTAATAGAAAGTCCATATTCTCTTTTACAATTAAAAGGTATAGGTCCTAAGAAAATAGAAGTATTGCAACAACTAAATATTCATACAGTGGAAGATCTTGTTCTTTATTTGCCAACTAGATATGAAGATAATACAGTGATTGATTTGAATCAAGCAGAAGATCAATCTAACGTTACGATAGAAGGACAAGTATATACAGCTCCAGTAGTTGCATTTTTTGGAAGAAATAAATCAAAATTAACCGTTCATTTAATGGTAAATAATATTGCTGTCAAATGTATTTTTTTCAATCAACCGTATTTAAAAAAGAAAATCGAATTAAATCAAACTATAACTGTTAAAGGTAAGTGGAATAGGGTTAAACAGGAAATTACTGGTAATAGGGTTTTCTTTAATTCACAAGGGACACAAACTCAAGAAAACGCAGATGTTCAATTAGAACCAGTCTATCGTATTAAGGAAGGTATTAAACAAAAGCAAATACGAGACCAAATTAGACAAGCGTTAAATGATGTGACAATTCATGAATGGTTAACTGATGAACTAAGAGAAAAATATAAATTAGAGACCTTGGACTTTACTTTGAACACATTACATCATCCTAAAAGTAAAGAGGATTTATTACGTGCTCGTAGAACCTATGCATTTACTGAACTGTTTTTATTCGAATTACGTATGCAATGGCTAAATAGATTAGAAAAGTCATCTGACGAAGCAATTGAAATTGATTATGACATAGACCAAGTTAAATCATTTATTGATCGTTTACCTTTTGAACTAACTGAAGCACAGAAATCCAGTGTTAATGAAATTTTTAGAGATTTAAAAGCACCAATACGTATGCATCGATTACTTCAAGGTGATGTAGGTTCAGGAAAAACAGTAGTTGCTGCAATTTGTATGTATGCGTTAAAAACTGCTGGTTATCAATCAGCATTGATGGTACCAACTGAAATTTTAGCAGAGCAACATGCTGAAAGTTTAATGGCTTTATTTGGAGATTCTATGAACGTTGCATTGTTAACTGGGTCAGTAAAAGGTAAGAAACGAAAGATACTTTTAGAACAACTTGAAAATGGTACGATTGATTGTTTAATTGGAACCCATGCTTTGATTCAAGATGATGTGATTTTCCATAATGTTGGTTTAGTAATTACAGATGAACAACATCGATTTGGTGTGAATCAACGCCAGCTTTTAAGAGAAAAAGGTGCAATGACGAATGTGTTATTTATGACAGCAACGCCGATACCAAGAACACTAGCAATATCAGTTTTTGGTGAGATGGATGTGTCTTCAATTAAACAATTACCAAAAGGTCGTAAACCTATCATTACTACTTGGGCAAAGCATGAGCAATACGATAAAGTTTTGATGCAAATGACCTCAGAGTTGAAAAAAGGTCGTCAAGCATATGTCATTTGCCCGCTAATAGAAAGTTCTGAGCATCTCGAAGATGTTCAAAATGTTGTCGCATTGTACGAGTCTTTACAACAGTATTATGGTGTTTCCCGTGTAGGGTTATTGCATGGTAAGTTATCTGCCGATGAAAAAGATGAGGTCATGCAAAAGTTTAGTAATCATGAGATAAATGTTTTAGTTTCTACTACTGTTGTTGAAGTAGGTGTTAATGTACCGAATGCAACTTTTATGATGATTTATGATGCGGATCGCTTTGGATTATCAACTTTACATCAGTTACGCGGTCGTGTAGGTAGAAGTGACCAGCAAAGTTACTGTGTTTTAATTGCATCCCCTAAAACAGAAACAGGAATTGAAAGAATGACAATTATGACACAAACAACGGATGGATTTGAATTGAGTGAACGAGACTTAGAAATGCGTGGTCCTGGAGATTTCTTTGGTGTTAAACAAAGTGGATTGCCAGATTTCTTAGTTGCCAATTTAGTTGAAGATTATCGTATGTTAGAAGTTGCTCGTGATGAAGCAGCTGAACTTATTCAATCTGGCGTATTCTTTGAAAATACGTATCAACATTTACGTCATTTTGTTGAAGAAAATTTATTACATCGTAGTTTTGACTAA
- the fabD gene encoding ACP S-malonyltransferase, translating into MSKTAIIFPGQGAQKVGMAQDLFNNNDQATEILTSAANTLDFDILETMFTDEEGKLGETENTQPALLTHSSALLAALKNLNPDFTMGHSLGEYSSLVAADVLSFEDAVKIVRKRGQLMAQAFPTGVGSMAAVLGLDFDKVDEICKSLSSDDKIIEPANINCPGQIVVSGHKALIDELVEKGKSLGAKRVMPLAVSGPFHSSLMKVIEEDFSSYINQFEWRDAKFPVVQNVNAQGETDKEVIKSNMVKQLYSPVQFINSTEWLIDQGVDHFIEIGPGKVLSGLIKKINRDVKLTSIQTLEDVKGWNEND; encoded by the coding sequence ATGAGTAAAACAGCAATTATTTTTCCGGGACAAGGTGCCCAAAAAGTTGGTATGGCGCAAGATTTGTTTAACAACAATGATCAAGCAACTGAAATTTTAACTTCAGCAGCGAACACATTAGACTTTGATATTTTAGAGACAATGTTTACTGATGAAGAAGGTAAATTGGGTGAAACTGAAAACACACAACCAGCTTTATTGACGCATAGTTCGGCATTATTAGCAGCGCTAAAAAATTTGAATCCTGATTTTACTATGGGGCATAGTTTAGGTGAATATTCAAGTTTAGTTGCAGCTGACGTATTATCATTTGAAGATGCAGTTAAAATTGTTAGAAAACGTGGTCAATTAATGGCGCAAGCATTTCCTACTGGTGTAGGAAGCATGGCTGCAGTATTGGGATTAGATTTTGATAAAGTCGATGAAATTTGTAAGTCATTATCATCTGATGACAAAATAATTGAACCAGCAAACATTAATTGCCCAGGTCAAATTGTTGTTTCAGGTCACAAAGCTTTAATTGATGAGCTAGTAGAAAAAGGTAAATCATTAGGTGCAAAACGTGTCATGCCTTTAGCAGTATCTGGACCATTCCATTCATCGCTAATGAAAGTGATTGAAGAAGATTTTTCAAGTTACATTAATCAATTTGAATGGCGTGATGCTAAGTTTCCTGTAGTTCAAAATGTAAATGCGCAAGGTGAAACTGACAAAGAAGTAATTAAATCTAATATGGTCAAGCAATTATATTCACCAGTACAATTCATTAACTCAACAGAATGGCTAATAGACCAAGGTGTTGATCATTTTATTGAAATTGGTCCTGGAAAAGTTTTATCTGGCTTAATTAAAAAAATAAATAGAGATGTTAAGTTAACATCAATTCAAACTTTAGAAGATGTGAAAGGATGGAATGAAAATGACTAA
- the rpmB gene encoding 50S ribosomal protein L28 — MGKQCFVTGRKASTGNRRSHALNSTKRRWNANLQKVRILVDGKPKKVWVSARALKSGKVTRV, encoded by the coding sequence ATGGGTAAACAATGTTTCGTAACAGGTCGTAAAGCTTCGACTGGTAACAGACGTTCACACGCTTTAAACTCTACTAAACGTAGATGGAACGCTAACCTTCAAAAAGTTAGAATCCTAGTTGACGGTAAACCTAAAAAAGTTTGGGTTTCTGCACGTGCTTTAAAATCTGGTAAAGTAACTAGAGTTTAA
- the fabG gene encoding 3-oxoacyl-[acyl-carrier-protein] reductase, whose protein sequence is MTKSALVTGASRGIGRSIALQLAEEGYNVAVNYAGSKEKAEAVVKEIKAKGVDSFAIQANVADADEVKAMIKEVVSQFGSLDVLVNNAGITRDNLLMRMKEQEWDDVIDTNLKGVFNCIQKATPQMLRQRSGAIINLSSVVGAVGNPGQANYVATKAGVIGLTKSAARELASRGITVNAVAPGFIVSDMTDALSDELKEQMLTQIPLARFGQDTDIANTVAFLASDKAKYITGQTIHVNGGMYM, encoded by the coding sequence ATGACTAAGAGTGCTTTAGTAACAGGTGCATCAAGAGGAATTGGACGTAGTATTGCGTTACAATTAGCAGAAGAAGGATATAATGTAGCAGTAAACTATGCAGGCAGCAAAGAGAAAGCTGAAGCAGTAGTCAAAGAAATCAAAGCTAAAGGTGTTGACAGTTTTGCGATTCAAGCAAATGTTGCCGATGCTGATGAAGTTAAAGCAATGATTAAAGAAGTAGTTAGCCAATTTGGTTCTTTAGATGTTTTAGTAAATAATGCAGGTATTACTCGCGATAATTTATTAATGCGTATGAAAGAACAAGAGTGGGATGATGTTATTGACACAAACTTAAAAGGTGTATTTAACTGTATCCAAAAAGCAACACCACAAATGTTAAGACAACGTAGTGGTGCTATCATCAATTTATCAAGTGTTGTTGGAGCAGTAGGTAATCCGGGACAAGCAAACTATGTTGCAACAAAAGCAGGTGTTATTGGTTTAACTAAATCTGCGGCGCGTGAATTAGCATCTCGTGGTATCACTGTAAATGCAGTTGCACCTGGTTTTATTGTTTCTGATATGACAGATGCTTTAAGTGATGAGCTTAAAGAACAAATGTTGACTCAAATTCCGTTAGCACGTTTTGGTCAAGACACAGATATTGCTAATACAGTAGCGTTCTTAGCATCAGACAAAGCAAAATATATTACAGGTCAAACAATCCATGTAAATGGTGGAATGTACATGTAA